One Vidua chalybeata isolate OUT-0048 chromosome 13, bVidCha1 merged haplotype, whole genome shotgun sequence genomic window carries:
- the LOC128794756 gene encoding S-antigen protein-like — MSLRRIPEKSTEAAPLSIPFIDSSRTEARRESARGSPRHRGERRAGWRPPWPPWRPRPPAPGASAAHTLGYKATLPKTHRGEGTGTGNRGLGTGNRGLGTGDWGSRIGDWGALGGLGAVPAHPVLNGERGIHRERERRGSGEPGPTGSGSGGDQENRDPPGAGAAGTRRTGTHRERERRGPGISSREWWGPGISSREWQGPRISSRQGPGISSQERRGPGISSREWWGPGISSREWWGPGISSQEWQGPRISSRQGPGISSREWRGPRISSRQGPGISSREWRGPRISSRQGPGISSREWRGPGISSQEWQGPGISSRQGPGISSQERRGPGSTNIHRGLERTAREPRGPGMSAPTGAQGASPASGGDRGAPGSIVERGNRPGAAGTGNVGTRRGKSGCAGARRAPTGERRGPLRARQERTGEQRGLTGHRGAAGTEPIPAKRIWGYGVFCF; from the coding sequence CACGGAGGCGGCTCCACTTTCAATCCCTTTTATTGACTCGTCACGGACAGAAGCGCGCAGAGAAAGCGCCCGCGGCTCTCCGCGGCACCGGGGCGAGCGGCGAGCGGGCTGGCGGCCACCGTGGCCACCGTGGCGACCTCGGCCGCCGGCTCCGGGCGCGTCTGCGGCACACACACTTGGCTACAAGGCTACTCTACCCAAAACACACCGAGGGGAGGGGACGGGGACCGGGAATCGGGGATTGGGGACCGGGAATCGGGGATTGGGGACCGGGGATTGGGGATCGCGGATCGGGGATTGGGGAGCCCTTGGGGGGCTCGGAGCTGTCCCGGCTCATCCGGTGCTGAACGGGGAGAGAGGGATCCACCGGGAACGGGAGCGGCGGGGATCAGGAGAACCGGGACCcaccgggagcgggagcggcggggacCAGGAGAACCGGGACCcaccgggagcgggagcggcggggacCAGGAGAACCGGGACCcaccgggagcgggagcggcggggacCAGGGATCAGCTCCCGGGAGTGGTGGGGACCGGGGATCAGCTCCCGGGAGTGGCAGGGACCGAGGATCAGCTCCCGGCAGGGACCGGGGATCAGCTCCCAGGAGCGGCGGGGACCGGGGATCAGCTCCCGGGAGTGGTGGGGACCGGGGATCAGCTCCCGGGAGTGGTGGGGACCGGGGATCAGCTCCCAGGAGTGGCAAGGACCGAGGATCAGCTCCCGGCAGGGACCGGGGATCAGCTCCCGGGAGTGGCGGGGACCGAGGATCAGCTCCCGGCAGGGACCGGGGATCAGCTCCCGGGAGTGGCGGGGACCGAGGATCAGCTCCCGGCAGGGACCGGGGATCAGCTCCCGGGAGTGGCGGGGACCGGGGATCAGCTCCCAGGAGTGGCAGGGACCAGGGATCAGCTCCCGGCAGGGACCGGGGATCAGCTCCCAGGAGCGGCGGGGACCGGGGAGCACCAATATCCATCGGGGGCTGGAGAGAACCGCCCGGGAGCCGCGGGGACCGGGAATGTCGGCACCCACCGGGGCGCAGGGAGCATCGCCCGCGAGTGGCGGGGACCGAGGAGCCCCGGGATCCATCGTGGAGCGGGGAAACCGCCCGGGAGCAGCGGGGACCGGGAATGTCGGCACCCGCCGGGGAAAATCGGGATGCGCCGGAGCGCGGCGCGCACCCAccggggagcggcggggacCGCTCCGGGCTCGACAGGAGAGAACCGGGGAGCAGAGGGGACTCACCGGGCACCGAGGAGCGGCGGGGACTGAACCGATTCCAGCAAAGAGAATTTGGGGctatggggttttttgcttttag